The proteins below come from a single Metarhizium brunneum chromosome 1, complete sequence genomic window:
- the spt3_0 gene encoding SAGA complex subunit spt3, translating into MADSRDNKAYKYRQEISQMMYVSGETGEPSVETTSIIEDIVRQQVIELLRNCTELASRRGSKSISTNDLIFQIRHDQAKVSRLRTFLSWKDVRKNVKDSDDKGADADLAGGDDAVVPGGPVDEAAKKNKKAKVGLPWEPASFYSVEVPERDDEEDEEEEEMNYITLQRLRKADERTKAMTKEEYVTWSEYRQASFTWRKGKRFREWAGFGIVTDSKPSDDIVDILGFLTFEMVATLTEVALKVKEQEDTARAQSGADNAGTKKRKLQLGGLFDPPSEGKTPVEPRHVQEAFRRFQQWPKKTRAMLNGTRIVQKTPLNII; encoded by the exons ATGGCCGACTCCAGGGACAACAAGGCGTACAAATACCGCCAAGAAATCAGTCAG ATGATGTACGTCTCTGGCGAAACCGGCGAACCCTCAGTCGAAACTACTAGCATCATCGAAGACATTGTCCGCCAACAAGTGATAGAACTG CTCCGCAACTGCACCGAACTCGCCTCCCGGCGCGGCTCCAAATCCATATCGACAAACGATCTCATTTTCCAAATCCGCCACGACCAAGCCAAAGTCAGCCGCCTCCGCACGTTCCTCTCCTGGAAAGACGTGCGCAAAAACGTCAAAGACTCCGACGACAAGGGCGCCGACGCGGACCTCGCaggtggcgacgacgccgtcgtccCCGGCGGccccgtcgacgaggcggccaagaagaacaaaaaggccaaggtcgGCCTGCCCTGGGAGCCGGCATCCTTCTACTCCGTCGAGGTCCCCGAgcgcgacgacgaggaggacgaagaagaggaggagatgaaCTACATTACGCTCCAGCGCCTGCGCAAGGCCGACGAGCGCACAAAGGCCATGACCAAGGAGGAATACGTCACGTGGTCCGAGTACCGCCAGGCCTCGTTTACATGGCGAAAGGGCAAGCGCTTCAGGGAGTGGGCCGGCTTCGGCATCGTGACGGACAGCAAGCCGTCGGACGATATTGTCGACATCTTGGGCTTCCTGACGTTCGAGATGGTGGCCACCTTGACCGAGGTGGCGctcaaggtcaaggagcaGGAAGACACGGCGAGGGCGCAGAGCGGCGCGGACAATGCGGGGaccaagaagaggaagctgcAGCTTGGGGGACTGTTTGATCCGCCGAGCGAGGGCAAGACCCCCGTCGAGCCCAGGCACGTCCAGGAAGCGTTTAGACGCTTCCAGCAGTGGCccaagaagacgagggctATGCTGAATGGGACCAGGATTGTGCAGAAGACACCTCTAAACATCATTTGA
- the APS2 gene encoding AP-2 complex subunit sigma, giving the protein MLSFILIQNRQGKTRLAKWYAPYSDDQKIKLKGEVHRLVAPRDQKYQSNFVEFRNNKIVYRRYAGLFFCACVDTNDNELAYLEAIHFFVEVLDAFFGNVCELDLVFNFYKVYAILDEVFLAGEIEETSKQVVLTRLEHLDKLE; this is encoded by the exons atgcTGTCCTTTATCCTCATCCAAAATCGCCA GGGCAAAACCCGCCTGGCAAAATGGTACGCCCCCTACAGTGACGACCAAAAGATCAAGCTCAAGGGCGAGGTCCACCGGCTCGTGGCGCCCCGCGACCAGAAATACCAATCCAACTTCGTCGAGTTCCGCAACAACAAGATTGTGTACCGCCGGTACGCCggcctcttcttctgtgCGTGCGTCGACACAAACGACAACGAGCTGGCGTACCTCGAGGCCATCCACTTCTTCGTCGAGGTGCTGGATGCCTTTTTCGGAAACGTGTGCGAGCTGGATCTTGTctttaacttttataaagtGTATGCGATACTGGATGAGGTCTTCCTGGCCGGTGAGATCGAGGAGACAAGCAAGCAAGTTGTTTTGACAAGATTAGAACACTTGGACAAGTTGGAGTGA